The Leptolyngbya subtilissima AS-A7 genome includes a region encoding these proteins:
- a CDS encoding YegS/Rv2252/BmrU family lipid kinase produces MPSTLAILAHPTQATAVLDWLSKHEGVLTHFQIMAPAEMAQGIEQGWDLQKIELVALKESNQGGDIELAAHILAGEVAGVIFFTDPEALAFAFPSFSLVLRACQLQGIPAALNAMSATLLLRGIAESQIAYLIFNPVAGQGNPNTDLALIKEVLEPQILVNVIMTKPELDPAEQAQEVIAHIQSKTEHDMGRSLIIASGGDGTVSAVAGATIGTGIPLGVIPRGTANAFSVGLGIPTNLRAACETILAGNTHVIDAARCNDIPMILLAGLGFEAGMVDGASRQLKNELGNLAYVLSGVRQLAAAEPFTATLEIDGEVTTVVTTAITVANVAPPTSVLAQGLGEVIPDDGLLEITIATSTTRLQGINALASLVAAAAWGNPTQRDDITCLRARRIKVSTDPPQKLVVDGEILEVNPVLFECLPDALTVFAPLQTL; encoded by the coding sequence ATGCCCAGCACTCTCGCGATTCTGGCCCATCCCACTCAGGCTACCGCCGTCCTGGATTGGCTCTCAAAGCATGAGGGGGTGTTGACCCACTTTCAAATTATGGCCCCGGCAGAAATGGCCCAAGGCATTGAGCAGGGTTGGGATCTACAAAAAATAGAGCTAGTTGCCCTCAAAGAATCTAACCAGGGGGGCGATATTGAGCTAGCTGCCCACATTCTTGCCGGGGAGGTGGCAGGGGTAATTTTCTTCACTGACCCGGAGGCGCTTGCCTTCGCCTTTCCCAGTTTTTCCCTGGTGCTGCGGGCCTGCCAACTCCAAGGCATTCCCGCTGCCCTCAACGCCATGTCGGCCACCCTGCTGCTGCGGGGCATTGCCGAAAGCCAGATTGCCTACCTGATCTTTAATCCGGTAGCCGGCCAAGGTAACCCCAATACCGATCTTGCCCTGATCAAAGAAGTGCTCGAGCCTCAGATCCTGGTCAACGTGATCATGACGAAACCCGAGCTTGATCCGGCGGAGCAGGCCCAAGAGGTGATTGCCCACATTCAGTCCAAGACTGAGCACGACATGGGCCGCAGCCTGATTATTGCCTCCGGTGGCGATGGTACGGTGTCGGCAGTCGCCGGAGCCACCATCGGGACGGGTATTCCCCTGGGCGTGATTCCGCGGGGTACCGCCAACGCGTTTTCAGTGGGCTTGGGCATTCCCACTAACTTGCGCGCTGCCTGCGAAACGATTTTGGCAGGCAACACCCACGTGATTGATGCCGCCCGCTGCAACGACATTCCTATGATCCTGCTGGCTGGGTTAGGTTTCGAGGCCGGCATGGTCGATGGGGCCAGCCGCCAGCTCAAAAACGAGCTGGGTAACTTGGCCTACGTGCTCTCGGGGGTGCGACAACTGGCCGCCGCTGAACCCTTTACCGCCACCCTCGAAATTGACGGTGAGGTGACGACGGTGGTTACTACCGCTATTACTGTCGCTAACGTAGCTCCGCCGACCTCTGTGCTGGCTCAGGGTTTAGGGGAGGTGATCCCTGACGACGGCCTGCTAGAGATTACCATTGCCACCAGCACGACCCGGCTGCAGGGCATTAATGCTCTGGCGTCTCTAGTTGCAGCCGCGGCCTGGGGTAACCCAACCCAACGGGACGACATTACCTGCCTACGGGCTCGCCGCATTAAGGTAAGTACCGACCCGCCGCAAAAGCTGGTGGTCGATGGCGAGATTTTAGAAGTCAACCCAGTATTGTTTGAGTGCCTACCCGACGCGCTTACGGTATTTGCGCCCCTCCAAACGCTCTAG